One segment of Anguilla anguilla isolate fAngAng1 chromosome 1, fAngAng1.pri, whole genome shotgun sequence DNA contains the following:
- the zfyve21 gene encoding zinc finger FYVE domain-containing protein 21 isoform X2 translates to MSKSHTGGEEDSWMEKMSSVPDGKKLVRSPSGLRMVPENGAFNSPFSLDEPQWVPDKECPRCMQCDSKFDFITRKHHCRRCGKCFCDKCCSKKVALPRMCFVDPVRQCAECGLVSQKEMEFYDKQLKVLMAGGTFLVTLGTSEKSETMVCRLSNNHRYLFLDGESHFEVELSRITSMQVLTEGVTPGGGNPRASGMLLHYKMVGSLDLQQLRMEAADDKKVASAWLAAMHKAAKLLYESRDQ, encoded by the exons ATGTCTAAATCGCATACgggcggggaggaggacagCTGGATGGAAAAAATGTCCTCCGTGCCTGATGGCAAGAAATTGGTCCGTAGTCCGAGTGGACTTCGTATGGTGCCCGAGAACGGAGCATTCAACAGTCCATTTTCACTAGACGAGCCACAATGGGTCCCGGACAAAGAA TGTCCAAGATGCATGCAGTGCGATTCAAAATTTGACTTCATCACCAGAAAG CACCACTGCCGGCGCTGTGGGAAGTGCTTCTGCGATAAGTGCTGCAGTAAGAAGGTGGCGCTCCCACGCATGTGCTTCGTGGACCCGGTGCGGCAGTGCGCAGAGTGCGGCCTGGTCTCCCAGAAGGAGATGGAGTTCTACGAcaagcagctcaaagtgcttatGGCTG GCGGTACGTTCCTGGTCACCTTGGGTACGTCAGAGAAGTCGGAGACCATGGTGTGTCGTCTCTCAAATAACCACAG GTATCTCTTCCTGGATGGGGAAAGCCACTTTGAGGTGGAGCTGTCTCGGATCACAAGCATGCAGGTCCTGACTGAGGGCGTCACCCCAGGAG gtggaAACCCCAGAGCCAGTGGCATGCTGCTCCACTATAAGATGGTGGGCTCTCTGGACCTGCAGCAGTTGCGCATGGAGGCTGCTGATGACAAGAAGGTTGCATCCGCCTGGCTGGCTGCCATGCACAAG GCCGCCAAGCTGCTGTATGAATCGCGGGATCAGTGA
- the zfyve21 gene encoding zinc finger FYVE domain-containing protein 21 isoform X1 translates to MDMSKSHTGGEEDSWMEKMSSVPDGKKLVRSPSGLRMVPENGAFNSPFSLDEPQWVPDKECPRCMQCDSKFDFITRKHHCRRCGKCFCDKCCSKKVALPRMCFVDPVRQCAECGLVSQKEMEFYDKQLKVLMAGGTFLVTLGTSEKSETMVCRLSNNHRYLFLDGESHFEVELSRITSMQVLTEGVTPGENDIHTYTSLLESQYISEGGNPRASGMLLHYKMVGSLDLQQLRMEAADDKKVASAWLAAMHKAAKLLYESRDQ, encoded by the exons ATGGACATGTCTAAATCGCATACgggcggggaggaggacagCTGGATGGAAAAAATGTCCTCCGTGCCTGATGGCAAGAAATTGGTCCGTAGTCCGAGTGGACTTCGTATGGTGCCCGAGAACGGAGCATTCAACAGTCCATTTTCACTAGACGAGCCACAATGGGTCCCGGACAAAGAA TGTCCAAGATGCATGCAGTGCGATTCAAAATTTGACTTCATCACCAGAAAG CACCACTGCCGGCGCTGTGGGAAGTGCTTCTGCGATAAGTGCTGCAGTAAGAAGGTGGCGCTCCCACGCATGTGCTTCGTGGACCCGGTGCGGCAGTGCGCAGAGTGCGGCCTGGTCTCCCAGAAGGAGATGGAGTTCTACGAcaagcagctcaaagtgcttatGGCTG GCGGTACGTTCCTGGTCACCTTGGGTACGTCAGAGAAGTCGGAGACCATGGTGTGTCGTCTCTCAAATAACCACAG GTATCTCTTCCTGGATGGGGAAAGCCACTTTGAGGTGGAGCTGTCTCGGATCACAAGCATGCAGGTCCTGACTGAGGGCGTCACCCCAGGAG AGAATGACATTCACACTTACACCAGTCTGCTGGAGAGTCAGTATATATCAGAAG gtggaAACCCCAGAGCCAGTGGCATGCTGCTCCACTATAAGATGGTGGGCTCTCTGGACCTGCAGCAGTTGCGCATGGAGGCTGCTGATGACAAGAAGGTTGCATCCGCCTGGCTGGCTGCCATGCACAAG GCCGCCAAGCTGCTGTATGAATCGCGGGATCAGTGA
- the xrcc3 gene encoding DNA repair protein XRCC3, whose product MDWEQLEVNPRIISAVKKANLKAAREILSLSGADLQRLTRLSLCDVQILQTAAAGVHRKAPPTTALQLYQGECPALEPGHRLTLGCPVLDSLLRGGVPLCGITELAGESGVGKTQMALQLCLSVQYPQEHGGLGSGAVYICTEDTFPIKRLRQLISQQSRLRPELPAELVRSIRFSDNIYIEHTADLAALQACVTQRLPILLSRGLARLVVVDSVAALFRCEFQADETIERARHLLAFASSLQRLSHSFWTPVLCINQVTDIVGDSDSARCSYGLVDTRVLPALGMAWANQVLVRLMMRRLESQREAAGSGGVPRKLEVVFAPHLPQAFCLCSVTEEGVKGIPHSDLGPGSSTSLK is encoded by the exons ATGGACTGGGAGCAACTGGAAGTTAACCCGAGGATAATATCGGCAGTAAAGAAAG CTAACCTGAAAGCGGCGCGGGAGATACTGAGTCTTTCTGGCGCAGATCTGCAGCGGCTCACCCGCCTTTCCCTGTGCGACGTGCAGATTCTGCAAACCGCGGCAGCTGGCGTTCACCGCAAAGCACCGCCCACCACGg cactgcagttgtaccaAGGAGAGTGTCCAGCATTGGAGCCAGGGCACAGGCTGACTCTGGGCTGCCCCGTGCTGGACAGCCTGCTGCGAGGAGGTGTCCCGTTATGTGGCATCACAGAACTGGCTGGGGAGAGTGGTGTGGGGAAGACACAGATGGCGTTGCAGCTCTGCTTGTCTGTGCAGTATCCCCAGGAGCACGGTGGACTGGGCTCAG gAGCTGTATACATCTGCACCGAAGACACTTTCCCCATTAAGCGCCTGCGTCAGCTCATATCCCAGCAGTCCCGGCTCAGGCCTGAACTCCCTGCTGAGCTGGTACGCAGCATCCGCTTCAGCGACAACATCTACATCGAGCACACAGCTGACCTG GCGGCGTTGCAGGCCTGTGTGACTCAGCGGCTCCCCATCCTTCTCTCCAGGGGCCTGGCGcggctggtggtggtggactCGGTAGCGGCCCTGTTCCGCTGCGAGTTCCAGGCGGACGAGACCATTGAGAGAGCGCGCCACCTCCTGGCGTTCGCCAGTTCCCTCCAGCGCCTCAGTCACTCCTTCTGGACACCCGTGCTGTGCATCAACCAG gTAACAGACATCGTGGGTGATTCTGATTCTGCCAGGTGTAGCTATGG GCTGGTGGATACCCGGGTCTTGCCCGCTCTGGGAATGGCGTGGGCCAATCAGGTGCTGGTGAGGCTCATGATGCGGCGGCTGGAGAGTCAGCGCGAGGCGGCGGGCTCCGGCGGAGTCCCTCGAAAGCTGGAAGTGGTGTTTGCCCCGCACCTGCCCCAAGCATTCTGTCTGTGCAGCGTGACAGAGGAGGGGGTGAAAGGGATCCCTCACTCTGACCTGGGACCTGGGTCTTCAACCTCACTCAAATAG